The window GAAAGGATAATCCCGTATGAATGTCTCAAACCTCTGTACAAGATGATCAtatcaaaaacacaactcatacagaaaaaaaaaaaacagaggaaaatatAACAGAACATTTCTCAAGTATCTTTAGTCCATCCATGACAGTCATAGAAAATACGAAGATAAAACTGACATTTGAAATTTTACATTTGTCAAAAATAAGGactaaaaactattaaaaaaaacagtaaaacataaAGATGACCATGCTTGATCAAAAACTTGAGTCTTTATCAAAGACATTCTATAAACATTAAATCCAATCATGTTTGTATATATCTTTGATTCAGAATATCAATCAACTTTACACAATTTACAAACAATGTCAAGAAAACATGTGGTTACTTAAATGTATACAAAGTAACTTATTAAAACTTACGACTATACACAATGTAAAAGGGAACTTAGGAGAATATACCCTGTCAAAATGACATGAGCTAAGAGCTTGTAAGTATATAAGGGCCAAAAATACAAATTGGATAAGGGTAGTGATTACCAGCCCAGTTACACAATCAGATGTAAGGcatgaaaaaataattcaagTAACTTTAGTTTCAGTAATTCAAAGGAAACACAAGATAGATGGTATATATAATAACCCGTTTTCTACTGAGAAGACCCAGCATGAGTCTGTTGATGTTCCTCCAATAAGTGAGGGAAAGCAAAGGCTTTGTCACATTCTGTGCATTCGTATACAACTTCGCCAACATGACTCTCTTGGTGCTGCTTAAGTAAAGAACCCTGGCTGAAAGACTTGTAGCACATATCACAGCGGTACTCTCCACCTTCTTTTTCAGCATGCAGTCTCATATGCAAAGATAGCTTCTCCGCTGAATCGAACTCAATCCGGCACTGGGTacatttgagtttgttttctgcCCACTGATCGCTACTTTGAGTGGTAAACTTTTCACTGTGCCTTCGCTCGTGCTGTTTAAGGTACCTTCTCAGGGCAAACCTTTTTCCACAAAGCTCACATTTGAACggcttgttttctgtgtgttgttcatTTTGATGCCCCAAAAGACTTCTCTTTGAGGAGAATTGCATTGAGCAAACAACGCAATCATGTACATCCTCTCCGGTGACATcaacctcctcttcctctcctgctgcttgATGGTAGTTCATAGTGGATGTCATAGCTGATGGATTTGAGTCATTAGTCTGCTTCTCTCTTTGTTGCTGATGGGAACATTGGTGCTGGAGGAAAGCATTGCTTTCCAAAAAGCTCTTGCCACATTTTGTGCATTCAAATCCAGTGGCTGATGTCCGATGACTGCTCTCATGCTCTTTTAGCTTACTCTCAGAGGTAaaagacattttacaaattTTGCATTCAAATGTACCATCAGGATGCATGGGAAAATGATTAATCAATTCAGTGGCACTGGCAAAACACTGGTGACACACAGGACAAATGAAACCATGTGGACCTCCATCTTTCACTTCAATGTTGTGATCACTTTCTGCTGCAGTATTAACATGGCTCTTAGCATGGCTAAGGAAGTCCTTTGATGAAGAAAAACTGCTGTTGCATTGATTACATGGATATTCACAACTAGACCATGATATTTTATGGGTGGCCCTATGCTTTTTCAGGTGTGATGCATGGAGAAAATGTCTGTCGCATTCTGAACAAGAGTATTGTCGTTCTTTGGCTGCAATGCAACCATGCTCTGAAAGCTCCTCTGGGTCTCTGAAACGCTCACTGCAGACACCACAGCGGTATTTGAGTTCAGCAAGTGacacagacttttctttttcatccctTGAGACTGAAGGTACTTGAAGCGCTCTTGACTTAGAATGGCTTTTTCGATGCTCAGCTCTACTGCTCTTGGAGGGAAACACACGATTGCATATGTCACATGGGAAACTTTCTTCACGATGGGTGGTCATGTGTTCAGCCAACTGTGAAGGTCCTGTGAAGCTGAGGTGACACTTGGAACAACGGTATGGTCGGCTCTTTCCATGGGTATGCTTGTGTTTACGCAATGCAAAGAGAGATACAAAACCCCTGCCGCATAACTGACATTGAAATTCAGACTTGTGCATTCGTTGATGTTGCTGCAACTGGGATGCCTGAAAAAAACATCTACCACACTCTGCACATTCATGTGGTTTTTCACCCAGGTGACAACGCTGATGATCCTCAAGACTTTCTGATGTTGGGAAAGTCTTTCCGCACACATGGCACGGAAAGTACGGCGCCGAGTCTGAGTCACCATCTTCACAGCTGTTATTTTCATCCAAATCACTTCCGGCAGGTGTGCTAAGTTGGTTGCTGGGTTGTTTTTCATTACAGCTTTTGTTCTGTACATTACTCTGATGATCCATCAGCTCTTTTTGATGCCATGCTTTGTAATGTCTTGCCAATGATTTTTTGGCTGCATAGGCCTTGTTACAGAAACGACAAGTGTATGCATCCTCTGGATGGTCGTCTTTGTAATGATTACACAAAGATGGTCTTGTCAAAAACCTTTGACTACATAATTTGCAAGAATAACGTCTATTGGGGTCGTGACATTTTCTGTGGATTTCAAGCTCAGATTGGGAGTTAACAGCCATGGAGCAGTCAGGGCAAGAATAATTCTTAGCAGTGCCAAGATGGATCCTCATGTGTTTTTGGAGATTTCCTTGACTAGAGCACATCTTCCCACATTTAGTACATGCATTGCGCTTTTTCTCTTGTTCCTGTCTTCCGTGGTCTTCGAGGTGACTGATAAGCATTAAGCCATCTGAGAAGCTCTGATCACACTCTGAACATTGGTACTGCACAGTTTTCTTATCTTTACCCGAGTTGCCTTCAACCTGgttttcttctgattttttCTGGGAGTCATCTATCAAATCTTCTTGACAGGAGGAGTGGGTCTGTAAAACACCAGTGCCAGGTGATTTGGAGAAATCTTTAAACACTAGAACAGAGTCATCAGGTGCAAAATCCATCTTTGCTTTCACGGGGACTTCCAACTGCCTTATGGAATTACTCCCTGAAATATGTGCAATTCTACATTTCCTGTAGTGATTGCGATGAAGGTTTTTATTCCAGAACCctcttttacatattttacaGTTAAAAGGAAGCTCTGTCTTATGCACACGCTGATGAGCACTTAgtccatttttacatgaaaatgacATGTCACACTCAGAGCATGAATATTGGTTGGACACCTCCAAATCAAGAGCTGCATCTAGTTTACAGATAACATTAGCACCATCACTTAACCCTTTGTCATAACTATCATCCAAAGGCTCTTCTTTGATGTTTGGAATATTTGACAGATGATGTTGTAGGGGAGCAGTAGACACTGGGGGTACTATTGTTTCCATCttgtgtgcatttaaaaaatgttcttggAGCTGTGAAAATAGCAGAAAACGGGAACTACAATATGCACAGGAAAAGCCTTTTGGTTGGCTGTGAGAGGTTGACTGTTTGCTTTGGCCAACTGTTGACTCTGAAAAGTTTGGCTTTAGAGAGCAATGTTTTTTGTGATTTTCAAGTTTAACATGAGAGAAAAACCCTCCACATCCATCACAAAGCACTTTATTTTGGCCATGTTTCTTGCTGCACTTTGGGTAATGACGCTTCACATAATCCTTCCTTATAAATCTCTCACCACAATAAAGACAGGCATATGGCTTCTCTCCTGTGTGCAGGCGAGTGTGCATGTCTAACTGCGAAATGCATGCAAACGCACGGGGACAGTAACTACACATATGTCTGTTCCTTTTGTCAAAATATGGTTGGAACCTCTTAAGAACTCTAGTCTGCACCTCGAGTGGGGGGATTGTCAAGTTTTCAGTGGATGAATTAGTGCCTAGTGAAAATAAGACTTGTTTTGCTCTGGAGACTTTTCTGCATTTTCTCATCTTCAGATgctttttcaaagtttttgCATGAGAAAAAGCTGTGCAACAGTTTGGGCACTTGAATAATTTTGTGATATGGTACATAGTGTTATGTCGGGAAAGTTTAGACTGAGTTGGGAAGCTCCTTGAACAGACTGTGCAATCAAATGTCTCCTGCTTTTTAGCCAAATCAATGCCAAACTTATTTTGCCAACCCTTGCCAATATCATTTAAGCTGACTTTGGGAATACGGACTTCCAATCGCTGCTTTTTCCCTCTGCAACGAGTCTGATGCACTTTCAGATGATCGTACCTTGAATAGCAACTGTCGCAGGCTCTACAGCGATATGGTTTCACGTCATTGTGTGTCAAAATGTGACGTCTCAGGTTTCGTGGTTTCATGAAGGTCTTTGTGCAGAATTTGCACTTCAATTCAGTTTCAGCTTCTGCTTGGGGCTTCTGTGCTGTCTCTCTGAGAGTAGGAATGCTTGATGATTTTGTTGCAGCAACACTTATCGTCTCAGACCGCACCTTATCTCGAGTGCCATCACACAGAGCTTCATGCAGTGAGCACGGTTTACGACCTCGAAATCCTTTGCCGCAGAGTGAACATAAAAAGGGTTGCACACCGGTATGTGAGTAAAGGTGTCTTAAGAGTAAAGATCTGTACCTGAACATCTGTGCACAGTGGGAGCACTTAAACGGAAGCATCTTGTTTGCACTGGTCTGCGAAGGCCTTTTCTGGACTGTCTGTGTGATGCTTTTACTTGGAAAGGAAAAGACAGCACTGGTCTTTGTAGTATTCTCACAATTGTTCTTATGTCGTGTTAACTTTCTTGATTCAAAGTATTTCCCACATCTAGAGCATGGAGCAAGAGAGTCTGTCTTGTGGCCACTGTGATGTTTTATCAGGCGGGAATTGTCTTTTAACACCCGTGGACAATAGTCACACTGAAGAGATACCTTTGTTTTACTGCAAGGGTCCATTGAGACACGAAGTCTGGTTGGAGCATGCAAACACGTTTTATGGTGAACTGTAAGGGTGAATTTATGGAAAAACTCTTTCCCACAGTTTGTGCAGGAAAAGGGTTTGTCACCAGTATGTATGACCATATGGCGCAGCAAATAGCGGCGATGATTGAAATTACGCTTGCACAATGGACACTGGGTTGAAGAGGACATGTGtattaagaaatgttttcttagCAGGTTGGCATCATTAAATAGTTCTCTGCATAAGGAGCACTGTAGCCGTTTTGGAAGACTCTTCTCTTTCATGGAGTCCTGGGACAGCTGTGGTTTTATCAGCAATCTTTCTTCAAGCTGAGTTGTCtttccttcttgttttttgtgGGTGCGTAGATGTTTCAGGAGATGTGCAGGATACTGGAACTCCATAGCGCAGTCTGGACATTTAAGCATTCCTCTTTTAATATGTGTGCTTCTGTGTTGGATCAGTTCCCCAATGGTTGGTAGAATCTTTCTGCAGACAGTGCACTGTATCCTTCTCTGGTGAACAGCTTTGTGACCGATCAGATAGGCatgctttttgaatttttttccacattcaaGACAGTGGTATGGTCTTTCACCTCTGTGAATGCGCTCATGATTCTTTAGTGACTGCAATGAGCCGAAAGATTTTCCACAAAAATTACAGCTCAGGGCAAGACTGCTAATGGTTTCAGTTGATTTCaagtcatttttattgtcttcGTTCTTTGGACTACTTGAATTTGCTGGTTTAGACATGGTAGAAAACACAGATTTTCTGTACTTGGTAACTTTGCCTGTGAGTTTAGACAATTCATGTTTCTTCATGTGCTTGTACTTTCCAgaaggatggaaaaaaaatgctggaCAAAGGCTACATTTGTAACCAGGCTTCTGTTCAGTTTCCgttgacagtgtttttgtctcttttgcaTTGGACTGTCTCGCCTGCTCAGTCTCCTTTTGCCTTGACATAGTCTCTTTTGAAAGCTGACTGAGATAGTCTCTGAGGCAAAATGAATTTATATGTCTGCACCGGTTTGATGATAAAGTGAAGGTAGCGTGGCACAAGGGACATCGGAATTTACCATCAATTTTACCCTTGCCACCAAATACAGAATCTTTGACACATTGACGTAAATGTCGATTCCTGTTGTATGTATACTTGAAAAGCCGTGGGCAAAGAGGACATTTGAAGTCCACGCTAGTCTCATTCTTCGGTGTTTGGCTTTTCTCAACGTTGAGTTTTGTAGTACAAAGACTTGACAAAACTTCAGATTTCTGCTTCCTGTGTTTgcttaaaaagtgttttctgacCTGCTGTGGAGTCGAGAATGCTTTACCACATAATCTACACAGattgtgtttgtaaatgtcaACAAGCTTTACAAAACATTTGCGCAGTTTTGCAGAAGGCTCCTCCTGTGCCAAAGTCTTTGATGGTGATGATATAGTTGTGCCGATAACTGCATCTGAACTTTTCACTGGCAATTGTGGCATCCTGTATCTGCAGTTTCTACGCCTGTGTCTTTGTAGGGTACATGACTGTGAAAAATATGTTCCACATTCATTACACTTATAAGGTGTTTTTCCAGTGTGAGAGCGCATGTGTGAAATGTAATGAAGTCGTTTTGAAAACTTTAGTTGGCACCTATTGCATTTGTGaatgcctttttttctgtccttctgtAAACTTGAATCAGAGGAGAGCCCAGGGTTATCTGAAACacttgtgcttttagtttcaCCACACGAGTGCTTTTCCACTTGTTCATTTGTCATCAGGTAGAGGTTGCAAGTCTGGCAAAACTGAAAATCTTGCCCTGAATGGCAACAATGGTGGTGTTCTATTAGATGATCCACATTGTAGGTTGTGTGCTGGCAATTTGCACAATGAAAGGAGTTAACCATTCCATTGGGTGACTCTGACGTCTTCAATATTACAACAGgctgcagttttttcttttgtgaagAGGATTTAAGTTGAAGCACTTGTCCTTCAAAATGATTCATGCTGTTACCGTCAAGTCTGGCCAAAGCTTTGTCTCCATACTGACTGATGTCAAGTTTTGTTTCATCAGTGTCACATGATGAGTCCTCTCTTGACAGGGGTTCACCATACAACATTCCAAGCACTGGTGGTTCTTTTGTAGATGTATCCAACCCTTGAAAGGTTTCAGCAACATCTCCAATGAGACTTTCTGGTGCAGGTGCCACTGGCATGTGATCTAGAGACTGATGCTCATGAAGACAAGCAGCTGtaattgttttctctgttgcaCTTGTCCTTTCCTCTTCAAGACAGGGAgcaatgtctgtttttgagttatttttctGTACACCTAAATCTATGCTATTAGAATCACCTTTTCTTAATTTGTCACCAATTTCAACCGATAGGCTGTCACAAGTGACACCAGCATTATTGTCATCTGGATCCAGAGGAGTATTAGTATTTGTCCTCACTGCAGCACTTGTCCACTCTTCATTTTGACAGGAATTTTCCTCTGTGCTGGCGCTACTTGACTGTGAGCAGAATTCTGTGTGACTTGCAATTGATTTCTCAACCTTTTCACTTACATGGCTAAACTGATTATCTGTCATTACAGTACAGCTCCCACAATCATTTTCCTCGGCTCTACTGTTGTAAGACTCATGCTCAGAATGCTGCAAACAGGATTCGGTATTGCTTTTCAAAGAACTGGTGCATTCCCTCACTTCATGAGTAAAATCTTGAGAATCAGGCACCTCCATGTCTGCTAGATCTAAAGATTGGGAGGTATTTGACTTCATGTCTTTGTCCTCACAGTTGGTCTCCTGGTTTTCATCTTGACCATCCTTGGAGTTAGGATTTGAGCATGTCTGCTCCTCAAAAATCCCAGTTTCCAATGTAACAGgttttttcctttcctccctTAGGACTTCACTTTCATGTAGCTGCTTCTCTGCCATGTCTCTATCTTGTCCCCTTGTGAGGTGGGAATTGTCCATTCCCACATTTTCTTGGCGGAGT is drawn from Labrus bergylta chromosome 8, fLabBer1.1, whole genome shotgun sequence and contains these coding sequences:
- the znf1035 gene encoding zinc finger protein 1035, encoding MANGWDSYFHNPPPLASDPTTLKRTESERSPSEAIENFLGHHDFSKTVALHEAPATNSNFNTNCYSNSGSDCVFQRYYKEPQWKADVGQMEKDYLPNSDISDFATDGLSTSGSFPSSVATDIQGINQDCGMLATPFFENFSDVSSCSDADNIETKPSCKFVTSSSVPKPKIGKAGKHRSSEWLFPHTENMTIPDDSQFPHMSGANNNGKSPSNMKTVEQTVQNAHDEISSLDKIKNNASKDKPSPLDMSNTGGEPVEDGNDNDCCQKLIGEIEKKQEETAHIRMSAIENTTHGNKDYPDGKIEEQIPASSLSSMTASENENGTKQSLRQENVGMDNSHLTRGQDRDMAEKQLHESEVLREERKKPVTLETGIFEEQTCSNPNSKDGQDENQETNCEDKDMKSNTSQSLDLADMEVPDSQDFTHEVRECTSSLKSNTESCLQHSEHESYNSRAEENDCGSCTVMTDNQFSHVSEKVEKSIASHTEFCSQSSSASTEENSCQNEEWTSAAVRTNTNTPLDPDDNNAGVTCDSLSVEIGDKLRKGDSNSIDLGVQKNNSKTDIAPCLEEERTSATEKTITAACLHEHQSLDHMPVAPAPESLIGDVAETFQGLDTSTKEPPVLGMLYGEPLSREDSSCDTDETKLDISQYGDKALARLDGNSMNHFEGQVLQLKSSSQKKKLQPVVILKTSESPNGMVNSFHCANCQHTTYNVDHLIEHHHCCHSGQDFQFCQTCNLYLMTNEQVEKHSCGETKSTSVSDNPGLSSDSSLQKDRKKGIHKCNRCQLKFSKRLHYISHMRSHTGKTPYKCNECGTYFSQSCTLQRHRRRNCRYRMPQLPVKSSDAVIGTTISSPSKTLAQEEPSAKLRKCFVKLVDIYKHNLCRLCGKAFSTPQQVRKHFLSKHRKQKSEVLSSLCTTKLNVEKSQTPKNETSVDFKCPLCPRLFKYTYNRNRHLRQCVKDSVFGGKGKIDGKFRCPLCHATFTLSSNRCRHINSFCLRDYLSQLSKETMSRQKETEQARQSNAKETKTLSTETEQKPGYKCSLCPAFFFHPSGKYKHMKKHELSKLTGKVTKYRKSVFSTMSKPANSSSPKNEDNKNDLKSTETISSLALSCNFCGKSFGSLQSLKNHERIHRGERPYHCLECGKKFKKHAYLIGHKAVHQRRIQCTVCRKILPTIGELIQHRSTHIKRGMLKCPDCAMEFQYPAHLLKHLRTHKKQEGKTTQLEERLLIKPQLSQDSMKEKSLPKRLQCSLCRELFNDANLLRKHFLIHMSSSTQCPLCKRNFNHRRYLLRHMVIHTGDKPFSCTNCGKEFFHKFTLTVHHKTCLHAPTRLRVSMDPCSKTKVSLQCDYCPRVLKDNSRLIKHHSGHKTDSLAPCSRCGKYFESRKLTRHKNNCENTTKTSAVFSFPSKSITQTVQKRPSQTSANKMLPFKCSHCAQMFRYRSLLLRHLYSHTGVQPFLCSLCGKGFRGRKPCSLHEALCDGTRDKVRSETISVAATKSSSIPTLRETAQKPQAEAETELKCKFCTKTFMKPRNLRRHILTHNDVKPYRCRACDSCYSRYDHLKVHQTRCRGKKQRLEVRIPKVSLNDIGKGWQNKFGIDLAKKQETFDCTVCSRSFPTQSKLSRHNTMYHITKLFKCPNCCTAFSHAKTLKKHLKMRKCRKVSRAKQVLFSLGTNSSTENLTIPPLEVQTRVLKRFQPYFDKRNRHMCSYCPRAFACISQLDMHTRLHTGEKPYACLYCGERFIRKDYVKRHYPKCSKKHGQNKVLCDGCGGFFSHVKLENHKKHCSLKPNFSESTVGQSKQSTSHSQPKGFSCAYCSSRFLLFSQLQEHFLNAHKMETIVPPVSTAPLQHHLSNIPNIKEEPLDDSYDKGLSDGANVICKLDAALDLEVSNQYSCSECDMSFSCKNGLSAHQRVHKTELPFNCKICKRGFWNKNLHRNHYRKCRIAHISGSNSIRQLEVPVKAKMDFAPDDSVLVFKDFSKSPGTGVLQTHSSCQEDLIDDSQKKSEENQVEGNSGKDKKTVQYQCSECDQSFSDGLMLISHLEDHGRQEQEKKRNACTKCGKMCSSQGNLQKHMRIHLGTAKNYSCPDCSMAVNSQSELEIHRKCHDPNRRYSCKLCSQRFLTRPSLCNHYKDDHPEDAYTCRFCNKAYAAKKSLARHYKAWHQKELMDHQSNVQNKSCNEKQPSNQLSTPAGSDLDENNSCEDGDSDSAPYFPCHVCGKTFPTSESLEDHQRCHLGEKPHECAECGRCFFQASQLQQHQRMHKSEFQCQLCGRGFVSLFALRKHKHTHGKSRPYRCSKCHLSFTGPSQLAEHMTTHREESFPCDICNRVFPSKSSRAEHRKSHSKSRALQVPSVSRDEKEKSVSLAELKYRCGVCSERFRDPEELSEHGCIAAKERQYSCSECDRHFLHASHLKKHRATHKISWSSCEYPCNQCNSSFSSSKDFLSHAKSHVNTAAESDHNIEVKDGGPHGFICPVCHQCFASATELINHFPMHPDGTFECKICKMSFTSESKLKEHESSHRTSATGFECTKCGKSFLESNAFLQHQCSHQQQREKQTNDSNPSAMTSTMNYHQAAGEEEEVDVTGEDVHDCVVCSMQFSSKRSLLGHQNEQHTENKPFKCELCGKRFALRRYLKQHERRHSEKFTTQSSDQWAENKLKCTQCRIEFDSAEKLSLHMRLHAEKEGGEYRCDMCYKSFSQGSLLKQHQESHVGEVVYECTECDKAFAFPHLLEEHQQTHAGSSQ